CCTTGTTGTGTTTTGAAAATAGGCTTGTTGTTAGGGGTCTAGTGAGTGCCTGTTCCCTTGTGTATGAACTACGGAAGTTCCCTGGGCTCTCATTACTAGTGAGGTTTGTGTTCAGCAATTCTGTCAGCATTCTCTGTCGAGAAAATCACAATATGCCTATGGAGACTTAGCTTtatctgtgatttattttactgaGAAACTTTAAAGCTTGTTGCAAAGATTGAATTATCCTGTCAAGCgcctttgtttattttagtgtttCTTGCAAATCACaaattcactgtttcattttcatAGAAAAATAGTCATTCATTTTGGGAAACTGAAATGACACCATTGCCAGTTGGTTTAGGAGGAGATTATTCACAGTTAAGTAGTGCTAATTTGTAAACTgaccaataaaaataattaagaatgAAAAAAGTGCGTAATATTTCAGCATTGTAGCTCTGAGACGGATTAATAGCAGTGAAACGGTCCGTACAGAAGCCTTAATGTCCAGCACGAAGGATACCGTATTTATTATGTGCCCTGTTGAAGAAAACAGCCTTTTCTTCCCTTAACCTGGTTATTCTGAAGCTTCTCAAAGAAATAGCTGATGTTTTCAAGATTCTAAACCTGTGCGTAGAGAAGGCTGAAGATCACTCACAGTACGCCGTGGTAATGTGCGACATACTGAAGATATGCGGGTAAGCCAGTTTATCTTTCTCAGTCATATTTTAACTCGGGTGTGGCCTATAATTGGCCTGCCCGCTAGAGGCTAAATAAGTTCATGTCAATAATCCACACACATTGTGCGTGACTTATTTCAAATCATCTCCTTTTGTTATCAGACAAACAGagatggaaagtccaggggtcagaaagtaaaagtcctgccatgtgtttttttccacccacAAACTCAGCCTGCTGATTTTTGTAATTAGCTCTACCcactggctgaagaattgtgctaactAGCAAATCctggtgactggaacaaaatactggggaggacttttactttctgaacctggattttccacctctgcagacaaatactgttttcatttcattttatttatttatttatttattttaaatatttgcaagccaattttttgtaatttataaaGTGCGATCAGCATGACAGAAAGCAAAAGGGAGGCATTTGTGTACTGTGTTAGCCAGGTTGAACATCGCATAAGGATGTCTGTGGTTCTGGCTAATGAGAGCATTAATCCTTGTCTCTGATGTGTGCTCTCAGTATAACtatatgtgtgcatctgtgctgcAGGCTCCCTCTTGAATATAAAGTCCTCCGACGAGACAGATTAGCCAAGGTGGTGCATCCTCTTCAGCTGGGTATAGCCAGTGACATCGCTGTGTTCTTGAGTTCCTGGAACGACGAACAGGAGCCATCTCTGACTTTCATTACCTGTGAGAGTGCCGAGTCACGTGACGTATGCAGTGTGACGGATCTGTTCTCTGATCCTGGCCGCGAGCAGGAAGCATGCCTCGGACGTTCAGGTATCTGATGAGAGTGCCGAGTGTCACGTGACGTATGCAGTCACGTGACGAGCGTCTGTTCTCTGATTCGCTGGCGACGGCGAGCAGGGAAGCCAATGCCTCTGACTGTTTCAGGTTACCTGATGAGAGTGCCCAGCACCGACGTCCGACTGCAGATTTGTGCCTCCGTTGCGTCCTTCTTCGGGGTCCAGAAATCCAAGGCAAATGCGGAAGGTATACGTCAATCCTCGAATTTTGAattactttgtcatttttttaaatgtcttctaACCAGAGGTGGAcagtccaggttcagaaagtaaaagttcatcccaggattttgttccagtcacctggatttgctgatgagcaccattcttcagccaggaggtagacctaaatcagctggctgagttcaggggtggatgcaatacatggcaggacttttactttctgacccctggaatgtTCACCTCTGCTTCTAACCCTGTACCCTGGCCTGGTTTCCACCAGCCTCTTAGGCATCGCTGAGGTATACATGGAAGTGTCGACAGCAGTATGAGCTATTCAGAAAATGAGCAATGTCTGCCACCGTGCACCGTGTTGTATATTGTAGAACTTCAATACCCACAATCTCTTGCGAATGCCCTCTTTCTTTTCGTTCGGTAGGGTTCTGCCCCATCAGTGCTGGGTTCAGGGCTCAGATGGTGGAGCAGAGCGGGGTGGCGGAGAttctggtgctgtccatggcCCTGCTGGAGAACCAGCTGGGGGTCCGGCTGCAAGTCCTCAGGACCCTCCAgaccctctccagctcctccggTATCTGCCTCGCACTCACGCTCAGAGATGCGCCGGAACTTTCCGGAGCTTTGACGCTAACGGCGCTAATAGGCTAAAGCCTAGCATAAAAGATCCTTCTCCTCCTCATGCTCGCAAAGCCACAGTACTGTGATAATGCACATCAGTCAGAATGTAACCTCAGAATGTAGCTTTATCACTTTTTACTTGTGTGGTCCACGGAACTTTCTCTCATTTTCCATGCTAAGACAGAACTTTTCAGcttaaaataaaagcaggtgTTTATGGTAGGTGTATTTGGTTTGTGGTCAGGGGGTGATTGATGTGCCAGTATTACAGGTGTAAAGTTACAGCGTCCGCGCTTTGCGTTGATACGGCTGCAGAGGTGAGCTGCAGTAAAATGCTGAAGGCCCAGGCCGCCAGCAGGATCTGCTGCCACATGAACGAGCCCGGCCCCGGGGGACAGGTGCTCTTCCGCTCCGCCGAGATCCTCTGGAACCTGCTGGAGAAAGACGGGAAAGAGGAGGCCACCGCTCAGCTCAGCAACATGGACTGCGTCCTGTGAGTAACCCCGTTACATCCTGTAAGTAACTATGTTACATCCTGCAAGTAGCACTGTTACATCCTGTAAGTAGCCCTGTTACATCCTGTAAGTAGCCCTGTTACATCCTGTGAGTAACCCTGTTACATCCTGTAAGTAACTATGTTACATCCTGTAAGTAGCCCTGTTACATCCTGTAAGTAGCCCTGTTACATCCTGTAAGTAGCCCTGTTACATCCTGTGAGTAACCCTGTTACATCCTGTAAGTAACTCTGTTACAGGGACTGTATCCTGTAAGTAACtcagtaaatgaaaatgcacatgtgCACCTAAAGTTCACTATACTGAAGCGTAAAATTATAGGTTATCAAGTGAATAACCTGTCGCTCACGGATTGTTGTTTTGTCCACGAAATGCGCCTTTACATCATAATAAATCCATCCAGGAGATTGACGTCGCTGGTGAGAGCTTGGATGTCACGTCTGGTTATGGTGTTCACAGGACTGCGGTGGAGGGCTGAACATGTTGTCTTAAATTAAgctggatgaatggatggatggattctTTTTCACTGAAGTCAAAAGCTACTTCAGACCCAAGATTTGCATCGTGACGCCGCAACCGACAAAGGCATCTCTTGCCGAAACGCTGGTTCATAAACACAGAGTTTATCTGAGACTTACAAATAACTTCCAGTGACGATCAgctttcttcacaaacacagcttaaCCGCTTTGGCGATCAAATGAAAACCAGGCAAGCGAATAAGTCAGTTGATCGAATCCTGGCCTTGTTTCTCTGCAGCGAGGGGTTTCCCTGTGACAGCACCCTTAGCTTAATGTGCCTGTCCCCGTTCCTGTGACGAGAGGCTGCGGTGATTCACGCTTCCCTGCATGCCTGGTCATGCACAGCCgcgtataaacacacacgctcagagcCGCTCGTGCTAATCATTTGTGAGCATTTCACCGTTGATTGCACACCAGGGATCGGCTTTTTCCGAGCCCCGCGGCGTCTCCGAGGGTACGGACTTGCTTCCTCTTCTTAACtttgttggtaaaaaaaaaaaggaaattaaataagTACGTGAGCTTGATTGCGGTTTATCCCTACATTAACGTGACAGCCTCCCAAGATTATGACCTGCGTTTATTCAacgtttgtccttaactttgaaatACACCATGATAAGGcgtgttatttatttcttcgTCAAAAATGGGTAGCTATGCAAACGAGCAGAACGTGGAACGATGGTTTCGGTTTGGTTTTGAATAGATCTCTTCTCTTGCTgtcagtacattacattacaggcgtttagcagacgctcttatccagagtgacacgTACAggattttttacattgtatccatttatacagctggatatatactgaagcaattcgggttaagtaccttgctcaggagtacaacggcagtgtcctacccaggaatcgaacctatgacctttcggttacaagcccagttccttacccactacgCCACACTGCCCCACCTGTCAGACGTGTGACTTCATTGATATTCTTCTCTAGGTCGTTGAAGGACGCTCTGCTGCACCAGATTCTGAATGGGTTTCAGCAGTTTGACCAGCAGCTTCGGAACGACTTGCTCGTGATAATAACCCTGATTGCGGACAATCCGAGCGCCCCATTGATTGTAAGTAAAGGAAGTCCAATTTTTGGTTTGCTTATGTCTgttatacaaaaaatgtatactgCCGCTGTGTGCGAAGGCTGAAGGACACAAGCAAATCAATTCATCAGTATTTCTCATCTTTATCAGGAGAGCGGTTTGGCAAAGCAGCTCATCCTATTTGCTACATTCCCTGAAAGTGAGTTATTGcgttaatatttcatttctattAACCAGATATTGTGTGTCAATAATGACGTAGTTGATTTTGTAAcgacaaaatatttttcctgcGATTGAAAGCAAGACATTCCTTTATCTTAGTAAAGAGCCACAACCCACTTGTTCGCAATCTCAAGCTGTCCTTTAACTATGAAGACTTTGAGATGAAGAGGTTGCTGTTGAATGTCATCGTTGTCATGTCAAAGGACATATCCTCTTTGCAGGTATGTgcagtttcagttttttccctgtttgctatttAACATAACTTTACAGATATAGGCTGTTCCTCACCGACAGATACGGATTTTTCGAATATATATGCTCTGATATAAACAGCAGCATGTCTGTCagttatatatgtgtgtttgagtcctCTATATATGTCACTGTATCAGTAGTTAACATCTACTTTCAGCTCACTGTCTGAAGTAAAATTAAACTCTTAATGAGAATAAGAGATCATCTCTGTCTTTATACGCATACGATTTAAAATTTGTACTCAAATTAATGCTATTATTAGTTCTCATACTCTCTGTGTCACGTGGGTCTCTGTCCAATAGCTGTTCAAAGAGGGTCAGGTTCTGCTGGCCCTGCTGCTCCACTTGAAGCCTAGCGAGAGATCAGGCCTGCCCAGCTGGAGCcctgtccagcagggggagctgcagCTGCATGCCCTGGCCACCCtgctctctgtcgcccccttgCTGCCGGAGGACTACATGACCTGCCAGGGGaacactctgctcctgctgctcctggactggtgcacaaagcaaggttaGGATGCACCCTCCTGGAGCCCTCCTGGACTACGGTTTTATTTAGGCTGTCCTCTGGTCTCCTTTAATATCGAGGCTCTGCCTGCAGTGTCACAATTCTAGCGCGTGAAAAGCTCCATTAAAATGTTTACGACTGTGTTCCATAACTCATTTACATTCCTTttctatcattttaatttttttagtgATTCTCGTACTTATACTTTTTGTGCTTGTGTCACATGATGCTGTTTTTAAACCTGTCTGCAACCGAATTTCCCTTAATGGGACAATGAAGTTTGACCTGACCAGCACAGTCCACACTGAGAGAAAAGCCTATTTAATTTCATAGAATTTTCCACCAGAGTCAGGGATTGGTATCTGAGAGGTATATCAAAATAGCCCAGCAGAATGTTGGAAGTTCCGACACTGCGGAAAGAGACCGATGGTAAAGAAACGACTATTTCCTTAAGGAATTCACGCCAGATAATCGGAATTTGTGGCTAAACCTGACATGTTCCCAGTAAATAACCAACTATAATCCCGGAGCCACTGGAAAATTTACAACTAACCTATAAGTAATTCAGAAGTTTGATACCCTGGGTCGAAAAAGGTATTTGCATGTTCCATGTTTAATTTCAGTCCAGACGGATGacggttgccatggaaacggagTGACAGGCGACGGAAAGGCGCAGATGCTCGGCTGCGTGAGAGTTTTGCGAGCCATGGCGTCTCTGGGAAGTGAAACCATCAACCAGGACCTCTGTGACCAAGGGGCCATCGGCCAGCTTCTGGGTAAAACAGCCGGAAGCGAAcgcgttttttaaaaacactgtccCGTATGTGCCTGGGAagtatctttttgtttttcaacctGTGTTCAGACCAACGGCATTGCTTTAATTACAGCCGCAGTGACGGAGGAACCCCCTCTTCCCTCATCGGTGTGAAGCGTACTTCTGCATAACTGATTTTCAGACGCGTACTTGTGTCTTTTTTCGTAGATACTGTAATGCAGTTGGAATTAAGCGAGGAAGACGAGGATGCGATCACCGTGGAGATCATGACCGACGTTCAGCAAACTCTGGCGGTGCTTTGCGAGAACGATCTTCACAGGAAGGTAAGAGTCCTTGAATGTGACACAAATAAAACGCGTCAGGATAACGGGTAGCCAGTTGTGAGAAGCCGGTGACGTTACGTTATTTTGTGCTAATGATTTTGTCTCCAAGGCCATTGGCCACTTAGAAGTGTCTGAGCTGAGGTACCTTCATATAGCAGTGACCAATGAACCAATGTCCCTGATATTCACTGCTCGCAACTGCTAAACCACATTATTTTGAGGCTCAATGATGGCATACTGTTACGTGgagcattaaaaaatatgagTAAAACTGCGGCGCTAAATAAATGCTGCTTGCAACAGGAGCTGTTTGGTTCAAGTGGAGTGGATATGCTGGCCCATTTCCTGAAGACCAGCTCTGGAAAGTTCTACAGTGGCCTGGGACACAACAAGCTCATCCTCTCCACTGTGGACTGTGTCTGGTTAGTTGGCTTCACAAAGCATGTGGCATGAGGACTGTGTTGGATTTGCACATTTGTTAAATATGTCCTCTTACGTTGAGATGCTGCAATTTTAAGGTCTTGCGTTGTTGGATGCGACACGACAGAGGACATATTCTTGGAAAAGGAGGGGGTTTTTCTTCTGCTCGATTTGCTTCACGTaagtacaatttaaaaatgtgcaaacgTAGATTCACTAcacggccaaaagtatgtgaacacctgacatctcatccaaaatgatgggcattaatatggagttggtccatcttttgcagctataacaacctccactcttctgggaaggttttatggtagatgttggagcatttctgcagggatttgcttccattcagccagaagaacatgtgaggttgggcactgattaggtgattaggcctggcttgctgttggctttccaactgatcccaaaggtgtaagatggggttgaggtcagggctctgtggaaGCCAGTCAAGGTATTtcacaccgttctcgacaaagGGCCTTCCCCGatctgttggggaagcacagaattgtcttgAATGTCACTGTATgatgtagcattaagatttgccttcactggaactaaaaggcctagcccaaaccatgagaaacagccccagaccaaggggtgtcctgatacttttggtcatatagcaAATTCACATACTTTATTAAATAGGTCCTGTACAATAATGCTGCATATTCGGCTTTTTCATCACTgggcatttgttttttatttgtatatccCGATTCACattatattcttttttgttttgacgCAGTCGGGTCCAGGAAACATGCAGGGCGTGGTGCTGGGGACCTTGCTGGAGCTGTGTGACAACCCCAAAACCCTGTCCCATGTCCACACCTGGAGGAGCCCAAAGGGCCTGACCGCAGCTGCCCTCCTGCTGCTCTTAtggaggcaggaggagggggaactTTGGGCAGGGCACGACCGGGATGAGCCCACTGCAGGTGGGTCCAGCGCAAAACTGGTCTCTGCCATCACCAATGGGAGATTCTGGCTAACCGAGGGGAGATTCTGGCTAACCAAGGGGAGATTCAGGCTAAACAAGGGGAGATTCTGGTCAGCCTAACCTAGAGCTATGCAATAGCTCTCTTTGTTTGTATACAATGTAACCACAAACTTCTCTATAAGAATGTGTACAAGCAGGAGCTCTGCAGTTTTGCATGACTTTAGCAAACATAGTCAGCGGTGCTTGCTCCTAACCTAACATTTAAACTCTGTTTATTTGGCTTTTCAATGACAGATTCCACCAGTTGTCACCAGGGTGCAGATCAGGTGGAACCCTTACCT
This region of Anguilla rostrata isolate EN2019 chromosome 8, ASM1855537v3, whole genome shotgun sequence genomic DNA includes:
- the LOC135262019 gene encoding cilia- and flagella-associated protein 69-like, which translates into the protein MPLTVSGYLMRVPSTDVRLQICASVASFFGVQKSKANAEGFCPISAGFRAQMVEQSGVAEILVLSMALLENQLGVRLQVLRTLQTLSSSSEVSCSKMLKAQAASRICCHMNEPGPGGQVLFRSAEILWNLLEKDGKEEATAQLSNMDCVLSLKDALLHQILNGFQQFDQQLRNDLLVIITLIADNPSAPLIESGLAKQLILFATFPEIKSHNPLVRNLKLSFNYEDFEMKRLLLNVIVVMSKDISSLQLFKEGQVLLALLLHLKPSERSGLPSWSPVQQGELQLHALATLLSVAPLLPEDYMTCQGNTLLLLLLDWCTKQVQTDDGCHGNGVTGDGKAQMLGCVRVLRAMASLGSETINQDLCDQGAIGQLLDTVMQLELSEEDEDAITVEIMTDVQQTLAVLCENDLHRKELFGSSGVDMLAHFLKTSSGKFYSGLGHNKLILSTVDCVWSCVVGCDTTEDIFLEKEGVFLLLDLLHSGPGNMQGVVLGTLLELCDNPKTLSHVHTWRSPKGLTAAALLLLLWRQEEGELWAGHDRDEPTADSTSCHQGADQVEPLPADRPTAVVMDVSDSLQSKIFSLFSKMGFEDLPGLKTEDYVTLSIVSRYLDFKVMEVWGEIARELRAEGVRPVTPDGEALESIAQMAEEAARTVALQQAELRESQKRQDIHEEQRMYMEIRSNHRQQELVAKSWEHHVAKTSDYKVLMESRELQEKSIQSSRSKVKHEDSLFHSTQIPGLHTTHFCGRVLSVESTPVHLVGGPLANTDLALETAPIRGGALQAHPARPPDLELFHRSSVQAK